The genomic region GGGCAGGGGCGCTGCCTATGATGGAGTCATACCGTTGAGCGAGCCCAATAATGACTTCTGCCAGAACCCTCTACGACAAACACATCGACTCCCATACGGTGTGCCGCCTGGATGACCAGGGCCATGTGCTGCTGTATATCGACCGTCAGGTCATTAATGAATACACCAGCCCGCAAGCTTTCAGCGGCTTGCGCGAGGCAGGCCGTGGCGTATGGCGTCCCGGCACGGCGCTGGCGGTGGTCGACCATGTAAACCCCACCACACCCAAGCGCATCGCGACCATGCCGGATGCGGGCGGCGCGCGCCAAGTGTCGTACCTGGCGGAAAACTGCCGGGATTTCGGAATTGAGCTGTTGGATATCCTCGACAAGCGCCAAGGCATTGAACACGTGATCGCCCCGGAGCAGGGCTTTATCCTGCCGGGCATGGTGATCGCCGCCGGCGACAGCCACACCACCACCTACGGTGCCTTGGGCGCATTCGGCTTTGGCATCGGCACCTCGGAAATCGAGCATTTGCTGGCCTCGCAAACCCTGGTCTACAAACGCCTGAAAAGCCTGCGCGTGACCGTGGATGGCGAACTGGCCCACGGCCTGACCTCCAAGGACGTGATCATGGCGCTGATCGGCAAGATCGGCGCTTCGGGTGCCACCGGCTACGCCATTGAGTTTTGCGGTTCGACCATTGATGCCCTGAGCGTCGAGGCGCGGATGACCATCTGCAACATGGCGGTGGAGGCGGGCGCCCGTGGTGCGTTCATGGCGCCGGACGAAAAAGTCTTTGCCTACCTCAAGGGCAAACCCCGCGCGCCGAAGGGCGAGTTGTGGGAGCGCGCCCTCGTGGGTTGGCGCCAACTGCACTCGGATGCCGACGCCGTGTTCGACCTCGAAGTGCAACTGGACGCCACCGCCCTGGAGCCCATGGTCACCTGGGGCACCAGCCCCGACCAGGCCGCGCCCATCGGCGCCCGCGTACCGGACCCGCAAGACGTCAGCGACCTGATCCTGCGCCAGGACATGCGCCGCGCCCTGAACTACATGGGCCTTGAAGCCGGCATGCCCCTGAGCGAGATCGTCATCAGCCATGCGTTTATCGGCTCCTGCACCAACGCCCGCATCGAAGACCTGCGGGATGCCGCCAGCGTCGTGCGCGGCAAGCACGTGGCCGACCACGTGCGGGCGATGATCGTGCCGGGCTCCACCGAAGTACGCGACCAGGCCGAAGCCGAAGGCCTCGCCGCGATTTTTATCGACGCCGGGTTTGAATGGCGCCAGTCCGGGTGCTCGATGTGCCTGGCGATGAACGATGACGTGCTGGAACCCGGCGACCGCTGCGCCTCCAGCACCAACCGCAACTTCGAAGGCCGCCAGGGCGCAGGTGCCCGCACGCACCTGATGAGCCCGGCCATGGTTGCCGCCGCTGCCATCACCGGCCGCCTGACGGATATTCGCCACTTTGGAGACCGCACATGAGCCTGCAACCCTTCACCCGG from Pseudomonas yamanorum harbors:
- the leuC gene encoding 3-isopropylmalate dehydratase large subunit; translated protein: MTSARTLYDKHIDSHTVCRLDDQGHVLLYIDRQVINEYTSPQAFSGLREAGRGVWRPGTALAVVDHVNPTTPKRIATMPDAGGARQVSYLAENCRDFGIELLDILDKRQGIEHVIAPEQGFILPGMVIAAGDSHTTTYGALGAFGFGIGTSEIEHLLASQTLVYKRLKSLRVTVDGELAHGLTSKDVIMALIGKIGASGATGYAIEFCGSTIDALSVEARMTICNMAVEAGARGAFMAPDEKVFAYLKGKPRAPKGELWERALVGWRQLHSDADAVFDLEVQLDATALEPMVTWGTSPDQAAPIGARVPDPQDVSDLILRQDMRRALNYMGLEAGMPLSEIVISHAFIGSCTNARIEDLRDAASVVRGKHVADHVRAMIVPGSTEVRDQAEAEGLAAIFIDAGFEWRQSGCSMCLAMNDDVLEPGDRCASSTNRNFEGRQGAGARTHLMSPAMVAAAAITGRLTDIRHFGDRT